The Chitinivibrio alkaliphilus ACht1 genome has a window encoding:
- the dprA gene encoding DNA-processing protein DprA, translated as MDKEERARVALSLVEGVGPRRIEKIRAAYGAIAPIFTCSSSRKKQLLTSRVAQHISPSLLDEADRVCSWCFSYGITLVFPEDPAYPQLLRNSPDPPFVLYVMGDTAALSRPSVSIVGTRTPSSYGREVAANIARQAVARGYGVVSGLAHGIDGVAHEQALEGGTTVAVLANGLDRIYPAGHRHLAVRIRRQGALVTEYPPGRGGKPYMFLRRNRIISALTMATVVVEAGEKSGALSTAHNALEQNRDVYAVPGSIFSAQSRGTNTLLRHGATPYLDGDSFFSSMDAMYGNPTGQTISDAGTSASVITPVDSLSLENFTGAARKIMTLLKASPQGLRLDQFMEEIDRHEELFSTLLQLEMDEHIIQEGGQVYRLQR; from the coding sequence ATGGATAAGGAGGAGCGAGCCCGCGTTGCCCTTTCTCTTGTTGAAGGGGTTGGTCCGCGACGTATTGAAAAAATACGCGCAGCGTATGGAGCTATAGCACCAATTTTTACTTGTTCTTCATCAAGGAAAAAACAGCTTCTTACATCGCGGGTTGCACAGCATATTTCTCCCTCTCTGTTGGATGAGGCCGATCGGGTATGTTCGTGGTGTTTCTCCTACGGAATTACCTTGGTATTTCCTGAAGATCCTGCGTATCCGCAGTTGTTGCGTAACAGTCCAGATCCTCCCTTTGTTCTCTATGTAATGGGCGATACGGCAGCATTATCACGACCTTCCGTAAGTATTGTGGGGACACGAACCCCCTCATCATACGGGCGGGAAGTGGCTGCCAATATTGCACGTCAGGCGGTCGCTCGTGGCTATGGCGTGGTCAGTGGGCTTGCCCACGGGATTGATGGGGTTGCTCATGAACAGGCCTTGGAAGGAGGAACCACCGTGGCTGTTCTTGCCAATGGCTTGGATAGAATTTACCCAGCAGGGCATCGGCATCTCGCAGTGCGTATTCGTCGACAGGGGGCACTGGTAACAGAATATCCCCCCGGACGAGGAGGGAAACCCTATATGTTTCTTCGGCGAAATCGTATCATTTCGGCCTTAACTATGGCTACTGTTGTTGTAGAGGCAGGTGAGAAAAGTGGGGCGCTGTCCACGGCACATAATGCCTTAGAGCAGAATCGGGATGTTTATGCTGTACCTGGATCAATTTTTTCTGCCCAAAGTCGCGGTACAAACACCTTGCTTCGTCATGGAGCAACTCCCTATCTTGATGGGGACTCCTTTTTTTCATCCATGGATGCCATGTATGGAAATCCCACAGGGCAGACAATATCAGATGCCGGTACCTCTGCTTCAGTTATAACTCCCGTTGATAGCCTTTCACTTGAGAACTTCACTGGGGCGGCACGAAAAATTATGACTTTGTTGAAAGCGTCACCGCAGGGGCTTCGCCTTGATCAG
- a CDS encoding TolC family protein, with the protein MLFGEELSLTDYIDSVYAASPRIEQSQLIHRQWQRKYTAFEREFYPQLMAFSRYQFVPQNLPFAGYDKPHLEERFVQESSFPAPGTQFLSRLLDEQYATWFEEAPRHQVYAGIAMENPLWITHPRRDSFAIIETQTSYMICEWQLTQMEEKARATKMYYSVLLSRKKSSIYADLAAEKERLHKRTVDLFHGETRDSYDTLVTSIAYSNAMDDFRQAERQEELLFQEFLELGGFSEEQRELDLTDSLVQQQYGQGISAIEQTALAENKEILLKDIARDIAAAEYRQERTAFLPQFTWGVRAGVRTFPDSDISLQDHREAFFQVEYPLFTFGARVERLAEARYAKRIAELDYIEKKQDVLWQLRHAYTTYTEHLSAIERQDRAVSAALEALEIARLRFDNGVMTVEELNHRKEAYALQRLRRAQALYDLNNALIDMRLLVADYLYETDFVDEEMGR; encoded by the coding sequence ATGCTCTTTGGAGAAGAACTTTCTCTTACTGATTATATTGACAGCGTATATGCAGCGTCTCCTCGTATAGAGCAATCTCAGCTGATTCATCGGCAGTGGCAACGAAAATACACTGCCTTTGAACGGGAGTTTTATCCACAGCTAATGGCCTTTAGTCGCTATCAATTTGTGCCGCAAAATCTTCCCTTTGCAGGGTATGACAAGCCTCATCTGGAAGAGCGTTTTGTTCAGGAGTCATCCTTTCCTGCTCCAGGTACGCAGTTTTTATCACGACTACTTGATGAACAATATGCCACTTGGTTTGAAGAGGCGCCTCGCCATCAAGTCTACGCGGGAATTGCCATGGAAAACCCCTTGTGGATAACTCATCCCCGCCGTGACTCCTTTGCTATTATAGAAACTCAGACATCATATATGATTTGTGAGTGGCAGTTAACACAGATGGAAGAGAAGGCTCGCGCCACAAAAATGTACTATTCGGTTTTGTTAAGTCGAAAAAAGAGTTCAATTTATGCTGATCTTGCCGCTGAAAAAGAGCGTCTTCATAAGCGTACGGTAGACCTTTTTCACGGTGAGACACGGGATTCCTATGATACACTCGTCACATCCATTGCCTATTCTAACGCCATGGATGATTTTCGTCAGGCTGAACGGCAAGAGGAGCTTCTCTTTCAAGAGTTTTTGGAGTTAGGCGGTTTTTCAGAGGAACAGAGGGAGTTGGACTTAACGGATAGTCTTGTACAGCAGCAATATGGACAGGGGATATCTGCCATTGAGCAAACGGCCCTTGCGGAAAATAAAGAAATTCTTCTTAAGGATATCGCTCGAGATATTGCTGCTGCGGAGTATCGCCAAGAGCGAACCGCCTTTTTACCACAATTTACTTGGGGAGTGCGGGCTGGGGTACGAACCTTTCCTGACAGTGATATTTCACTACAGGATCATCGGGAAGCGTTTTTTCAGGTAGAATATCCTCTTTTTACCTTTGGTGCACGTGTTGAACGCCTTGCTGAAGCGCGGTATGCCAAGCGTATTGCGGAGTTGGACTACATTGAGAAAAAGCAGGATGTCCTGTGGCAACTTCGTCATGCGTATACAACGTATACAGAACATCTTTCAGCCATAGAACGTCAGGATCGAGCTGTTTCTGCAGCTTTAGAAGCACTTGAAATAGCTCGTCTTCGATTTGATAATGGGGTTATGACCGTAGAAGAACTGAATCACCGTAAAGAGGCGTATGCTTTGCAGCGTCTTCGGCGGGCACAAGCCTTATACGATTTGAATAATGCCTTGATTGACATGCGGCTACTCGTGGCTGATTATTTATATGAAACTGATTTTGTAGATGAGGAGATGGGTCGATGA
- a CDS encoding adenylate cyclase produces the protein MVHTQEIERQFLVKKLPDNLSQYPYTDIKQGYLSIEDDREVRLRQAGTVFTLTVKQGQGEVREEEEILLKEKDFTLLWRLTEGRRVVKRRYHLPYTHLQLELDIYYEELNGFYSVEVEFENRASSAAFVPPAWFGREVTHDERYKNKHICNGRIRQ, from the coding sequence ATGGTGCATACACAGGAAATTGAACGGCAGTTTTTGGTAAAAAAACTGCCGGATAACCTGTCTCAATATCCATATACCGATATCAAACAGGGATATTTGAGCATTGAGGATGACCGTGAAGTGCGTCTTCGCCAGGCTGGTACGGTCTTTACGCTTACGGTAAAACAGGGACAAGGTGAAGTGCGTGAGGAAGAAGAAATTCTTCTTAAAGAAAAGGATTTTACTCTCCTGTGGCGCTTAACCGAAGGACGAAGAGTTGTGAAACGTCGGTATCATCTGCCCTATACACACCTTCAGCTCGAACTTGATATATATTATGAAGAGCTGAACGGGTTTTATTCTGTGGAGGTGGAGTTTGAGAACCGTGCGAGCAGTGCAGCCTTCGTTCCACCTGCATGGTTTGGCCGAGAGGTGACCCATGATGAGCGGTATAAAAATAAACACATTTGTAACGGCCGTATTCGCCAATAG
- the ftsZ gene encoding cell division protein FtsZ, which yields MNNTKGTVPDMDMEQVFDAEAKIKVVGVGGAGGNAVNRMIDDGLDDVEFISINTDAAALDKNKASRRIQIGEKLTKGLGAGANPDVGKAAIEENEEEIIKEIESADMVFVTAGMGGGTGTGASPVVARLAKDMGILTIGVVTKPFLFEGKVRDRNARSGIEELKKCVDTIIVIENQKLLSIVEKGTPILEAFKTADRVLNDATKGIAKLITEPGLVNVDFADVKTVMKDMGDALMGVGESDDKENRAIQAAEEAINSPLLEDINISGARGLLVNFTGGMDLALDEVSDAQQRINEFVGEDSETNIIFGAMIDPAMESRVQVTVVATGFAQEGQRPRSVERAQTEKKPPVQQKMAMNVTDEQQTTEPARSASSSDDLPIVDVSRERVEREQVEPSTPPSPRSNPHYFDPRDIETPAWVRKEHQSGGRTKEMLSRDRSNDQRSTASAAGIPRDDNEFPAFLRQQMQ from the coding sequence ATGAATAACACGAAAGGAACTGTGCCAGATATGGACATGGAACAAGTGTTTGATGCAGAAGCAAAAATTAAAGTTGTAGGAGTTGGCGGAGCTGGCGGTAATGCGGTAAACCGTATGATTGATGATGGGTTGGATGATGTTGAATTTATCTCAATAAATACCGATGCAGCAGCCTTGGATAAGAATAAGGCAAGTCGACGGATTCAGATTGGTGAGAAGTTAACCAAGGGCCTTGGTGCTGGAGCAAACCCCGATGTGGGAAAGGCTGCCATTGAAGAGAATGAAGAAGAGATCATCAAGGAAATTGAATCGGCTGATATGGTGTTTGTTACTGCCGGTATGGGTGGTGGCACCGGAACAGGTGCATCTCCGGTGGTTGCACGTTTGGCAAAAGATATGGGCATCCTCACTATTGGGGTGGTTACAAAACCCTTTCTTTTTGAAGGCAAGGTTCGTGATCGGAATGCCCGTTCTGGAATCGAGGAACTTAAAAAATGTGTTGATACCATTATTGTTATTGAAAACCAAAAGCTGCTTTCCATTGTAGAGAAGGGTACGCCCATTCTTGAGGCATTTAAAACAGCGGATCGTGTCTTAAATGATGCGACCAAGGGGATTGCCAAGCTCATTACCGAACCGGGATTGGTAAATGTTGATTTTGCCGATGTAAAAACCGTGATGAAAGATATGGGTGATGCTCTCATGGGTGTTGGTGAATCTGATGATAAGGAAAACAGAGCTATTCAGGCTGCTGAAGAGGCGATCAACTCACCGCTTCTTGAGGACATAAATATCTCTGGGGCCCGAGGACTATTAGTGAATTTTACGGGTGGTATGGATTTGGCTCTTGATGAAGTCAGTGATGCACAGCAACGTATCAATGAGTTTGTAGGAGAAGATTCTGAAACAAATATTATATTTGGTGCAATGATTGATCCAGCCATGGAAAGTCGAGTGCAGGTAACAGTTGTAGCCACGGGGTTTGCCCAGGAAGGTCAACGCCCCCGCAGTGTTGAGCGGGCACAGACGGAAAAAAAGCCCCCTGTACAACAGAAAATGGCCATGAATGTTACCGATGAGCAACAGACTACGGAGCCTGCAAGATCGGCATCTTCATCAGATGATTTGCCCATTGTTGATGTTTCACGGGAACGGGTTGAACGAGAACAGGTGGAACCGTCCACGCCGCCGTCACCACGTAGTAATCCCCATTACTTTGATCCTCGTGATATCGAAACTCCCGCTTGGGTGAGAAAAGAGCATCAGTCCGGTGGTCGCACGAAGGAAATGCTTTCTCGTGACAGAAGCAATGACCAGCGAAGCACAGCATCTGCAGCGGGCATTCCCCGTGATGATAATGAGTTTCCTGCCTTTCTTCGTCAGCAAATGCAGTAG
- the ftsA gene encoding cell division protein FtsA, with amino-acid sequence MAKHFAGLDIGTTKIACIIAEHDTDGGTKVIGRGVAPSHGLRKGVVVNIDKTVQGIRSAVREAEMIAGVDTSEVYVGIAGEHVQSFNKSGVVAVKSDGGEITEEDVRRAIDNASAVPNLKDRETISIVPQDYIVDDQIGIKDPIGMSGVRLETNVHIITCGTTSVQNICKSVEKAGFVVADVVLEPVASSKSVLEQDEREIGVALIDIGGGTTDIAIYLDDSLRDTRVIGLGGEYVTKDIAIGIRTPIDKAEEIKKKYGCADPRVVQTGEDFPVPGVGGREERQVSREILTSIIEPRVEEILNYAYREIQQSGYNDMLGAGIVLTGGGSLLEGIQSVAERVFEHPVKIGYPQNFTGLIDVAKSPIHATGIGLCMHGMEIENVPEKGRGGLEVDGIKDLWVKIKEVFQKYF; translated from the coding sequence ATGGCAAAGCATTTTGCTGGATTGGATATTGGAACAACCAAAATTGCCTGCATAATTGCAGAGCATGATACTGATGGAGGAACAAAGGTTATCGGGCGCGGGGTTGCCCCATCCCACGGGTTGCGCAAGGGCGTTGTGGTTAATATTGATAAAACTGTACAGGGAATTCGTTCTGCTGTCCGCGAAGCAGAGATGATTGCGGGTGTTGATACCTCAGAGGTGTATGTGGGAATTGCCGGGGAACATGTCCAGTCGTTTAACAAATCTGGTGTTGTGGCAGTGAAAAGTGATGGGGGAGAGATCACGGAAGAAGACGTTCGTCGCGCCATAGACAACGCAAGCGCCGTACCTAATCTTAAGGACAGAGAAACAATTAGTATTGTGCCACAGGATTACATTGTTGATGATCAAATTGGCATTAAAGATCCCATTGGCATGAGTGGTGTTCGATTAGAAACAAATGTACATATTATTACCTGTGGAACCACAAGTGTACAAAATATCTGTAAAAGTGTGGAAAAGGCAGGGTTTGTGGTTGCAGATGTGGTGCTTGAGCCTGTTGCCTCCAGCAAGTCTGTTCTGGAACAGGATGAGCGAGAGATCGGGGTTGCCTTAATTGATATTGGTGGTGGAACGACAGATATTGCAATTTATCTTGATGACTCCCTGCGTGATACACGAGTGATTGGTCTTGGCGGAGAGTACGTTACTAAGGATATCGCCATTGGAATTCGTACGCCCATTGATAAGGCTGAAGAAATAAAAAAGAAGTATGGCTGTGCAGATCCGCGTGTTGTCCAGACGGGAGAAGATTTTCCCGTGCCCGGTGTGGGTGGTCGTGAAGAGCGTCAGGTTTCGCGGGAGATTCTTACATCAATTATTGAGCCGCGAGTAGAAGAAATATTAAACTACGCCTACCGGGAAATACAGCAGTCTGGGTATAACGATATGCTTGGTGCGGGAATTGTCCTCACGGGGGGTGGTTCACTTCTTGAGGGGATACAGAGTGTGGCGGAACGGGTCTTTGAACATCCTGTAAAAATTGGATATCCGCAAAATTTCACAGGGTTGATAGATGTGGCAAAATCTCCCATACATGCGACAGGGATAGGTCTTTGTATGCATGGTATGGAGATCGAAAATGTACCGGAAAAAGGAAGAGGAGGACTTGAAGTTGATGGAATTAAGGATCTTTGGGTAAAGATAAAAGAGGTTTTTCAGAAATATTTTTAG
- a CDS encoding cell division protein FtsQ/DivIB, with amino-acid sequence MAKRIGTNQMQRRLERRDRVSQVKPGRRICVVLSLMVALFWGIPAIDTEWYITVVEPFFRVNTLIVRGNRFVDRESLLSHSGLDTTMGIFSVQVDSIARKLSTLDPIDTAHVRRSLSRDITIEVVEHRPHAFMVTGHQVYFMNKEGILWPFVAGDYFDIPVVYGLRDTVTDEREHEIIPQDLRRFNRLAKILRATGHFTHILAVDMSNSSHIALEMKGVRPEIRVGYSFNEQVVENMETLFDFLKGSDLTIREYIDLSYDDVAFIK; translated from the coding sequence ATGGCAAAGCGTATTGGAACAAATCAGATGCAGCGACGATTGGAGCGACGTGACCGCGTAAGTCAGGTAAAGCCGGGCCGTCGCATCTGTGTTGTTTTGAGCCTGATGGTTGCGCTCTTCTGGGGCATTCCTGCTATCGATACGGAGTGGTATATAACTGTTGTTGAACCATTCTTCAGGGTGAACACCCTTATTGTTCGCGGCAACCGGTTTGTTGATCGGGAGTCATTACTCAGTCATAGTGGTCTTGATACAACCATGGGAATTTTTTCGGTGCAGGTAGACTCCATCGCCCGAAAGCTCTCTACTCTTGATCCTATAGATACAGCGCATGTACGTCGTTCACTGAGTCGAGATATTACCATTGAGGTGGTAGAGCATCGTCCCCACGCCTTTATGGTAACTGGACATCAGGTCTATTTTATGAATAAAGAGGGAATACTCTGGCCCTTTGTTGCAGGGGATTATTTTGACATTCCCGTGGTGTATGGGCTTCGTGATACTGTGACAGACGAGAGGGAACATGAAATTATACCGCAGGATCTCCGTCGTTTTAATCGCTTGGCAAAGATTCTTCGTGCGACGGGACATTTTACACATATCCTGGCTGTTGATATGAGTAATTCCTCCCATATTGCACTGGAGATGAAAGGGGTTCGTCCGGAAATACGGGTAGGCTACTCCTTTAATGAGCAGGTGGTGGAGAATATGGAAACCCTCTTTGATTTTCTCAAAGGGAGTGATCTAACAATACGGGAGTATATTGATCTCTCGTATGATGATGTGGCATTTATTAAATAG
- the murC gene encoding UDP-N-acetylmuramate--L-alanine ligase — MKRNQQIHFIGIGGAGMFPMAEVLHRRGYTVTGSDCVCSDGVLQLRAWGISVQIGHGVDLVRGADLVVYSSAVREDTSELVWAHERGIPTMKRAGMLGDLMRSSFSIGISGTHGKTTTTSIIGSVLESAGYDPTVIVGGVLRGRGTTSGAMVGSGNYLVAEADEYDRSFLEMHPTMAVVTNIEEDHLDIYKDLADIQDAFSQFLHRVPFFGCGVLCIDDPGVRAIWDTLDKPMVTYGYSHDATYRIEEVECHGNESCFSIYGADISLENIVLPLVGRHNIQNGAAAAVVALEMGISPEAVRHGLAEFGGVKRRMEYIGTAAGVSVYDDYAHHPTEITATLSAMAGMSTERLFVVFQPHLYSRTKQLWHEFVTALASDDIFEVLLLPIYGAREAHDPHVDSVGLAHEISRLGKKAYALSVEETPAYLHGRVRQGDHVLLLGAGDVWKLGTEILREIG, encoded by the coding sequence ATGAAGCGTAACCAACAAATTCATTTTATTGGTATTGGCGGAGCAGGAATGTTTCCCATGGCGGAGGTATTACATCGCCGCGGATATACGGTTACGGGAAGTGATTGTGTATGCAGTGACGGTGTGTTGCAATTACGTGCTTGGGGTATTTCTGTACAGATTGGCCATGGGGTGGACCTTGTGCGTGGGGCTGATTTGGTGGTATACAGCAGTGCCGTACGGGAGGATACATCAGAACTTGTGTGGGCACATGAACGGGGCATTCCTACCATGAAACGGGCAGGTATGTTAGGTGATCTCATGCGGAGCTCTTTCTCTATCGGTATCAGCGGAACCCATGGAAAAACAACGACCACGTCTATTATCGGGTCAGTGTTGGAGAGTGCTGGATATGACCCGACAGTTATTGTGGGAGGGGTTTTGCGTGGCCGTGGAACCACCAGTGGCGCCATGGTTGGTTCGGGAAACTATCTTGTCGCTGAAGCAGATGAGTATGATCGTTCTTTCTTAGAAATGCACCCTACCATGGCTGTAGTGACTAATATCGAGGAAGACCATTTAGATATTTACAAAGATCTTGCAGATATACAGGATGCCTTTTCCCAGTTTCTCCACCGTGTACCCTTTTTTGGATGTGGTGTTCTGTGCATTGATGATCCAGGGGTGCGGGCTATTTGGGATACTCTTGATAAACCCATGGTGACATACGGGTATTCGCATGATGCAACATATCGAATTGAAGAGGTGGAATGTCATGGGAATGAGAGTTGTTTTTCCATATACGGCGCAGATATTTCCCTTGAAAATATCGTACTTCCTCTTGTGGGAAGGCATAATATACAGAATGGCGCGGCCGCTGCTGTGGTGGCCTTGGAGATGGGTATCTCTCCTGAGGCAGTGCGTCACGGACTCGCTGAATTTGGCGGGGTCAAGCGGCGCATGGAGTATATTGGTACGGCGGCTGGGGTTTCGGTATATGATGATTATGCCCACCACCCTACGGAAATTACAGCTACTTTGTCAGCAATGGCCGGTATGAGTACGGAACGCCTTTTTGTGGTGTTTCAGCCCCATTTATACAGTCGCACAAAACAGTTGTGGCATGAATTTGTCACAGCCCTTGCTTCAGATGATATCTTCGAGGTGCTTCTTCTTCCTATTTATGGGGCACGTGAAGCTCACGATCCACACGTTGATTCCGTAGGTTTAGCCCATGAAATTTCTCGTCTTGGTAAAAAAGCATATGCCCTCTCTGTGGAAGAAACACCGGCATATCTCCATGGGCGGGTGCGTCAAGGTGATCATGTCCTTCTTCTTGGTGCAGGAGATGTGTGGAAGCTTGGCACTGAAATTCTCCGGGAGATTGGGTGA
- a CDS encoding UDP-N-acetylglucosamine--N-acetylmuramyl-(pentapeptide) pyrophosphoryl-undecaprenol N-acetylglucosamine transferase → MNILIAAGGTGGHIFPALSVAAALQDQGHTVEWATTDRGWTASLAEKYGIPRQVLSVEGFQSTSILDRIGPIWKMVRATARLFPRITSYNVVIAFGGYVCGPVLQACRMRGVPYFLHEQNSVLGFVNRSFVKKAEAIFLGMPLIPSMLPALLEKDIICGTPVRPRKREYAQDLYPEGFVCGKRTILITGGSQGAQSMNEALYEAIDYISGFGVQVLWQTGTVSYKKIAQRYAYNKVVFPFAHTEDMYPYYAVASLVIGRAGAATISESAFFGLPALFIPLPWAADNHQYHNAMNAQSEGWATCLPQADGLGRKVIDMYKYLFKEDPEEYALRQKKARMAAPYQATETIIKTVERHYEA, encoded by the coding sequence ATGAACATTCTCATCGCAGCAGGTGGCACGGGAGGTCATATTTTTCCTGCTCTTTCCGTCGCTGCAGCATTACAAGATCAGGGACATACTGTCGAATGGGCTACCACAGATCGTGGATGGACGGCTAGCCTTGCTGAAAAATATGGAATACCGAGACAAGTTCTTTCTGTGGAAGGGTTTCAAAGCACGAGTATTCTTGACCGTATAGGTCCGATCTGGAAAATGGTGCGAGCAACCGCACGTCTGTTTCCCCGTATTACATCATATAATGTTGTTATCGCCTTTGGGGGATATGTTTGCGGTCCGGTTCTTCAAGCATGTCGTATGCGGGGGGTACCATATTTTCTGCATGAGCAGAATAGTGTTCTTGGGTTTGTGAATCGTTCTTTTGTCAAAAAGGCAGAAGCGATATTTCTTGGAATGCCCCTTATTCCATCAATGCTTCCTGCTCTTTTGGAAAAGGATATAATATGCGGCACCCCCGTTCGGCCTCGAAAAAGAGAGTACGCCCAGGATCTCTACCCAGAAGGATTTGTATGCGGGAAACGTACAATTCTTATTACAGGGGGGAGTCAGGGGGCCCAATCTATGAATGAGGCTCTCTATGAAGCCATTGATTATATCTCGGGGTTTGGAGTACAAGTCTTGTGGCAAACGGGAACAGTCTCATATAAAAAAATAGCGCAACGATACGCGTATAATAAGGTCGTCTTTCCCTTTGCACACACTGAAGATATGTATCCGTATTACGCAGTTGCTTCTCTTGTAATCGGCAGAGCCGGTGCAGCGACTATTAGTGAGAGCGCCTTTTTTGGACTTCCAGCCCTGTTTATCCCTCTTCCATGGGCAGCCGATAACCACCAATATCATAATGCAATGAATGCCCAATCTGAAGGGTGGGCGACCTGTTTGCCCCAAGCTGACGGGCTTGGACGAAAGGTTATCGATATGTATAAATATCTTTTTAAGGAAGATCCTGAAGAGTATGCTCTTCGCCAAAAGAAGGCACGTATGGCAGCACCGTACCAAGCCACGGAAACTATTATAAAAACCGTGGAGCGTCATTATGAAGCGTAA
- a CDS encoding FtsW/RodA/SpoVE family cell cycle protein — translation MGRVKQIDVVLLVAVLLLVFIGFVQLYSSSYVFATDRFNNPTFFVVNQLKRGLVGVILAVGVMCVNYKKVVQWGGWIYLLSVCMLLYALTPLVPEINNTKRWISIFGFALQVSEFAKLGLVLLLAKILSQRTLEQVRTLPQFLVLWAVILLVVLLVALAPDFSSAVFIFLAGFLMLFVAGVRKTHLLIVFLSTLLVGIVYMNQREYRVQRMTAFFNREAGVQDSNFQLRQALNAIGHGGIFGQGLGQGIQKRGFVPEPHTDFIFSSFAEEFGFVGGAILLFLFILVFLRGFRIARQADDMAGTYLALGLTAFLVMNFVAHTAVNIGLMPTTGIPLPFMSYGGMNLMVSIFSVGLLLNISTFAPREVL, via the coding sequence ATGGGACGAGTTAAACAGATTGATGTAGTACTTCTTGTGGCAGTACTCCTTCTTGTCTTTATTGGGTTTGTGCAGCTTTATAGCTCATCCTACGTATTTGCTACAGATCGTTTTAATAATCCAACCTTTTTTGTTGTGAATCAGTTAAAACGAGGACTTGTGGGAGTTATCTTGGCCGTGGGAGTTATGTGTGTCAATTATAAAAAGGTGGTACAGTGGGGAGGATGGATCTATCTTCTATCAGTATGCATGCTTCTGTATGCTCTTACACCGCTGGTCCCGGAAATCAATAATACGAAACGATGGATCAGTATTTTTGGGTTTGCCCTACAGGTTTCTGAATTTGCAAAGCTGGGGCTTGTATTACTACTTGCGAAAATTTTGTCACAACGAACTTTAGAGCAGGTTCGCACCCTGCCGCAGTTTTTGGTGCTATGGGCAGTTATCCTTTTAGTGGTGCTTCTTGTCGCCTTGGCACCTGATTTTAGCAGTGCCGTATTTATTTTTCTGGCAGGGTTTCTAATGCTTTTTGTGGCAGGGGTGCGAAAGACTCACCTTCTGATTGTCTTTTTATCAACTCTCCTTGTGGGTATTGTATATATGAATCAGCGTGAGTACCGTGTACAACGGATGACTGCTTTTTTTAATCGTGAAGCGGGGGTACAGGATAGTAATTTTCAATTACGCCAAGCCTTAAATGCCATTGGACACGGCGGAATTTTCGGCCAGGGACTGGGACAGGGGATTCAAAAGAGAGGCTTTGTTCCTGAGCCGCATACCGATTTTATCTTTTCTTCCTTTGCAGAAGAGTTTGGGTTTGTGGGAGGGGCAATACTGCTGTTTCTGTTTATCCTTGTCTTTCTGCGGGGATTTCGCATTGCTCGTCAAGCCGATGATATGGCCGGGACGTATCTGGCCCTTGGTCTAACCGCTTTTTTAGTGATGAATTTTGTTGCACACACGGCGGTTAATATTGGATTAATGCCGACAACGGGAATACCTTTGCCATTTATGAGTTATGGCGGAATGAACCTCATGGTGAGTATCTTCAGTGTGGGGCTTTTACTAAATATTTCTACCTTTGCACCACGGGAGGTGCTATGA